A window of the Linepithema humile isolate Giens D197 chromosome 4, Lhum_UNIL_v1.0, whole genome shotgun sequence genome harbors these coding sequences:
- the LOC105672630 gene encoding retinol dehydrogenase 14 isoform X2 produces the protein MIFGGIPCTTLLCWATGIVFGGASLLLVGIRLYAYFSSGVCKSKRQMNGKTVIITGCTSGIGKETARDLAKRGARVIMACRNMDTANRLKDEFVKESGNSNIVVRKLDLSSLQSVREFARQINQEESRLDVLIHNAGTAGAFRKQVTVDGLEMTMGTNYFGPFLLTHLLIDLLKRSKPSRIIVVASELYRLARLNLNNINPTSTWPAYLYYVSKYADIVFTLELARRLEGSGVTANCLHPGMIDSGIWRNVPIPLSWFVHVIVKLFFKTPEQGAQTTIHLAVSQELNGISGRYFMDCSEHRLSNAVKEPAKGKKLWELSEPLVELQPSDPKI, from the exons ATGATATTTGGTGGCATCCCTTGCACAACGTTGCTTTGCTGGGCTACGGGCATTGTGTTTGGTGGTGCGAGTCTGCTGCTGGTGGGCATTCGTCTCTACGCTTATTTCAGTTCAGGCGTCTGCAAGAGCAAAAGACAAATGAACGGAAAAACGGTGATCATCACAGGATGCACTTCCGGTATTGGCAAGGAGACCGCGAGAGATCTCGCCAAAAGAGGCGCGAGAGTCATTATGGCATGCAGAAACATGGATACCGCTAATCGATTGAAAG aTGAGTTTGTAAAAGAGTCGGGCAACAGCAATATCGTAGTCCGCAAATTGGATTTGTCATCGTTGCAATCAGTCAGAGAATTTGCGCGGCAAATAAATCAAGAGGAAAGCAGATTGGACGTGTTGATTCATAATGCCGGAACTGCAGGGGCTTTCCGGAAACAGGTGACTGTAGATGGATTGGAAATGACTATGGGTACCAATTATTTCGGGCCTTTCTTGTTGACTCATCTTTTAATCG actTGTTAAAACGATCGAAACCAAGTCGTATCATAGTGGTTGCGTCAGAGCTTTATCGATTAGCGCGTTTAAATCTCAACAACATCAATCCCACATCAACCTGGCCGGCGTATTTGTATTACGTGTCAAAGTATGCGGATATAGTCTTCACGTTGGAGCTGGCGCGACGATTAGAAGGCTCGGGAGTAACGGCGAATTGCCTGCATCCCGGAATGATAGACAGTGGAATCTGGCGAAATGTACCCATTCCGTTGTCTTGGTTCGTGCACGTTATAGTCAAACTATTCTTCAAGACGCCCGAGCAAGGAGCGCAAACAACTATTCATCTCGCAGTATCCCAAGAACTCAACGGCATTTCGGGAAGATACTTCATGGATTGTTCt gaACACAGACTGTCTAATGCTGTGAAAGAGCCTGCTAAAGGCAAAAAATTGTGGGAATTAAGCGAGCCTCTGGTGGAACTGCAACCATCAGATCCGAagatttaa
- the Prosalpha2 gene encoding proteasome subunit alpha type-2 yields the protein MVAVPSRIHDRLHDSSTRVKYCCKVIVMASERYSFSLTTFSPSGKLVQIEYALAAVAAGAPSVGIKALNGVVLATENKHKSILYDEHSVSKVEMITKHIGMVYSGMGPDYRLLVKQARKMAQQYLLVYREPIPTAQLVQRVAMVMQEYTQSGGVRPFGVSLLICGWDNDRPYLFQCDPSGTYFAWKATAMGKNFINGKTFLEKRYSEDLELDDAVHTAILTLKEGFEGQMTADNIEVGICDANGFRKLDPSNVKDYLANIP from the exons ATGGTTGCTGTACCGTCAAGAATTCATGACAGACTTCATGATAGTAGTACTCGTGTAAAGTATTGTTGCAAGGTAATTGTCATGGCTTCGGAGCGGTATAGTTTTTCATTGACGACTTTTAG tCCGTCAGGCAAATTGGTGCAGATAGAATATGCCTTGGCTGCAGTAGCTGCTGGTGCACCAAGCGTGGGTATCAAAGCATTGAATGGCGTTGTTCTTGCCACGGAAAACAAGCACAAATCAATTCTTTATGATGAGCACAGTGTCAGTAAAGTAGAAATGATCACGAAGCATATTGGTATGGTCTACAGTGGCATGGGTCCAGATTATAGATTATTAGTGAAACAAGCTCGAAAAATGGCACAACAGTATCTGCTAGTTTATCGAGAACCTATACCAACTGCGCAACTCGTACAGCGTGTTGCAATGGTCATGCAAGAATATACACAATCTGG AGGTGTCAGACCATTCGGAGTGTCTCTTCTAATCTGTGGCTGGGACAATGACAGGCCCTATTTATTCCAATGCGATCCGTCCGGCACGTATTTCGCGTGGAAAGCTACTGCGATGGGTAAAAACTTTATCAACGGCAAAACTTTCCTAGAGAAAAGATACAGCGAGGATCTGGAATTGGATGACGCTGTTCATACTGCCATTCTAACGCTGAAGGAAGGTTTCGAAGGACAGATGACTGCAGATAATATAGAAGTTGGCATTTGCGACGCGAACGGATTCAGAAAGTTGGATCCTTCTAACGTCAAGGATTATCTTGCAAATATTCCTTAA
- the LOC105672414 gene encoding uncharacterized protein, whose translation MNSDILPLNKSKYNDLKKGHNAQIHKHDYPDNLQTIAGVSNARVHDNLNQSTKQKQRSNSSSTPVPHTSSTKNTNSIAGKRQTFKLIDSKQGTLQQADKKTFLLDTYARIVASNNRRCPKRLRELAKPKRQARNDQNDYFSNFEPNYPNTAKTYGDKTKRTLIESKKK comes from the exons ATGAACAGTGATATTTTACCATTGAATAAATCGAAATATAATGATCTAAAAAAGGGACATAATGCACAAATCCACAAACATGATTATCCGGACAATCTCcaa ACAATCGCTGGAGTATCCAATGCTCGAGTGCAcgataatttaaatcaatctACCAAACAAAAACAGAGATCAAATTCTAGCTCAACGCCGGTACCCCATACTTCGTCTACAAAAAATACTAATTCGATAGCAG GTAAACgtcaaacttttaaattaatagacAGCAAACAAGGAACGTTGCAACAAGCTGATAAGAAGACTTTCCTCCTCGACACTTACGCCCGTATCGTCGCTAGCAATAATAGACGTTGTCCTAAACGATTGCGCGAACTTGCTAAACCGAAGAGACAAGCTCGCAACGatcaaaatgattatttttcaaactttgaACCAAACTATCCCAACACAGCTAAAACTTATGGTGATAAAACTAAACGCACCTTGATAGAGtcaaagaagaaataa
- the LOC105672628 gene encoding esterase FE4 — MKRLFLIVLNIVAVFADNNSTEEHVVTAPIGKIRGSTLTSRLGKTIYAFRGVRYAEPPTGQQRFQVAIPAADWSDVFDATKEGPACPAIGVENIMEDCLRVNVYTTKLPSLSEPVKKPVLVFFHPGAFYIFSGQSSNYGPQYLLDKDIVLVTVNNRMGSLGFLSTGDSIAPGNLGMKDQVVALRWVQRNIAAFGGDPHSVTISGYSIGGFSVLLHMVSPMSKGLFHRAIMMSGSMTMEPYPTNQTNLAKKQAELLNCPTDTTGAMLVCLNSKPVEDFTNTMPKFFEWYGHPLLLWSAVVEPEVHGVERFLPEQPVDLIKKGQFQKVPLIAGATKDEFGGAVAYVVKQHALGNDSYINELNNDWYKLAPINFIYSRDTPDSRNISTELRQFYFGDQPIGPNNYEGLGEIKADIVLAPMHRTVKLLAENTDQPIYFYLFSYQGRYSFVTWNDTTPYGVVHHDDLQYLFFMQIKFPFFSNDDPEIPTVELMTNMWSNFAQTGQPVSPALANNVTWEPYDLEKDNYLNISAVPRMMTGFFPERMQKWESLFPLNSQQDQH; from the exons ATGAAACGTTTGTTCCTCATCGTCTTGAACATCGTCGCTGTGTTCGCCGACAACAATTCCACCGAGGAACATGTAGTGACAGCACCGATTGGGAAAATTCGTGGTTCCACCTTGACATCCAGACTTGGCAAAACAATCTACGCCTTCCGCGGTGTGAGATACGCCGAGCCGCCAACCGGACAGCAACGTTTCCAa GTCGCAATTCCAGCGGCAGATTGGAGCGACGTTTTCGATGCGACCAAGGAAGGACCCGCCTGCCCGGCAATAGGTGTGGAGAATATCATGGAGGATTGTCTTCGCGTGAACGTTTACACGACAAAA TTACCGTCATTGAGCGAGCCTGTAAAGAAACCTGTGCTGGTATTCTTCCATCCCGGTGCTTTTTACATCTTCTCCGGTCAAAGCTCTAACTACGGACCTCAATATTTGCTAGACAAAGATATCGTTCTCGTCACTGTAAACAATCGTATGGGATCATTAG GCTTTCTAAGCACCGGCGACTCGATAGCACCCGGAAACTTGGGCATGAAGGATCAGGTCGTAGCGCTTCGATGGGTGCAGCGAAACATAGCCGCCTTCGGTGGCGATCCTCACAGCGTCACTATATCCGGTTATAGCATCGGTGGATTCAGCGTGTTGCTGCACATGGTCTCGCCGATGTCCAAGGGATTGTTCCATCGGGCTATCATGATGAGTGGCTCGATGACGATGGAACCGTATCCGACGAACCAGACGAACTTGGCAAAGAAGCAAGCTGAGCTACTGAACTGCCCAACCGACACCACGGGCGCTATGCTAGTTTGCTTGAACTCCAAACCAGTGGAAGACTTCACGAACACCATGCCGAAATTCTTT GAGTGGTATGGTCACCCGCTGCTGTTATGGTCAGCAGTAGTAGAACCTGAAGTTCACGGTGTGGAAAGATTTTTGCCCGAGCAGCCTGTTGATCTTATTAAAAAAGGGCAATTCCAAAAGGTCCCATTAATCGCAGGAGCCACTAAAGACGAGTTCGGCGGCGCTGTCGCTT ACGTCGTAAAACAGCATGCGCTCGGAAATGATTCATACATTAACGAGTTGAACAACGACTGGTACAAACTCGCGCccataaatttcatttattcgcGCGACACACCCGATTCCAGAAACATAAGTACCGAATTGCGGCAGTTTTACTTTGGCGACCAACCGATCGGCCCGAACAATTACGAGGGTCTCGGCGaa ATCAAAGCGGACATCGTATTAGCACCAATGCATCGCACTGTAAAATTACTCGCAGAAAACACTGATCAACCGATTTACTTTTATCTGTTTTCTTATCAAGGACGATACAGTTTTGTCACGTGGAACGATACTACGCCATAcg GAGTGGTGCATCATGACGATTTGCAATATCTATTCTTCATGCAGATCAAATTTCCATTCTTCTCGAACGATGATCCGGAAATTCCTACGGTAGAACTTATGACGAATATGTGGTCGAATTTTGCGCAAACTGGACAGCCGGTATCTCCGGCTTTAGCGAACAACGTCACTTGGGAACCATACGACTTGGaaaaagataactatttaaatatctcCGCGGTACCGAGAATGATGACTGGATTCTTTCCCGAAAGAATGCAAAAATGGGAAAGCTTGTTTCCTCTAAATTCGCAACAGGATCAGCATTAG
- the LOC105672631 gene encoding sperm flagellar protein 1, with protein sequence MLQSKLNGNMFQNSSEGKMIGDMALNETDKELDAWIDGITFSRQVKNLSRDFSDAVLMAEILKFYYPRYVELHNYVPANNYNTKKENWNTLNRKVLTKIDMKLNKDTIHHLANASQGAIEKLLLELKIKILRDSEEFRLHKSKLKFNMEGINVQISKKKIVDNSMDDNSKQLDLDPEISQKSDNKEICEFNSSKLRRFRGLFIIFSWITCFFRIWNIISYCRFPRFGKRNILVDIATERIESANDENISCAIYTELKQQLREKEEIISTLNHKITYLKNSMKLKDLRISSLTTQILQNTIGIDCSSKSPSKGSAHAKLRSRSHNFHENKTN encoded by the exons ATGTTACAATCGAAGCTAAATGGCAATATGTTCCAAAATTCTTCT GAAGGAAAAATGATCGGCGACATGGCACTAAACGAAACGGATAAGGAACTTGACGCATGGATCGACGGGATTACCTTCTCCAGACAGGTGAAAAATTTGTCGAGGGACTTTTCGGATGCTG TTCTTATGGCGGAGATTCTGAAGTTCTATTATCCGCGATATGTGGAACTACACAATTATGTGCCAGCAAATAATTACAACACTAAGAAGGAGAATTGGAATACACTGAATCGAAAAGTGCTCACAAAAATTGACATGAAATTAAACAAGGACACAATCCATCATCTAGCAAACGCATCTCAAGGTGCAATCGAGAAGTTGTTGTTAgaactgaaaataaaaattctgagaGATAGCGAAGAGTTTCGATTACATAAATCGAAGCTCAAATTTAACATGGAAGGCATCAACGTACAAATATCAA AGAAAAAGATTGTAGACAATTCAATGGACGATAATTCAAAACAACTTGATTTGGACCCAGAAATCTCACAAAAATCCGacaataaagaaatttgtgAATTTAATTCATCGAAATTAAGAAGATTTCGAGGgctatttatcattttcagtTGGATTACTTGTTTTTTTCGTATATGGAATATCATTAGTTACTGCAGATTTCCTCGTTTTGGCAAAC GCAACATACTTGTGGATATAGCAACTGAGCGTATTGAAAGTGCAAATgacgaaaatatttcatgtgcAATCTATACGGAGTTGAAGCAGCAGTTGCGTGAAAAGGAAGAGATAATATCCacattaaatcataaaatcaCATATTTAAAGAACTCGATGAAACTCAAAGACTTACGTATTTCTAGCTTAACAACACAAATTCTGCAAAATACCATCGGAATAGATTGTTCGTCAAAATCGCCGTCAAAAGGCAGTGCTCATGCAAAATTGCGCTCACGATCACACAATTTTCAcgaaaacaaaacaaattaa
- the LOC105672630 gene encoding retinol dehydrogenase 14 isoform X1, giving the protein MLHNNMIFGGIPCTTLLCWATGIVFGGASLLLVGIRLYAYFSSGVCKSKRQMNGKTVIITGCTSGIGKETARDLAKRGARVIMACRNMDTANRLKDEFVKESGNSNIVVRKLDLSSLQSVREFARQINQEESRLDVLIHNAGTAGAFRKQVTVDGLEMTMGTNYFGPFLLTHLLIDLLKRSKPSRIIVVASELYRLARLNLNNINPTSTWPAYLYYVSKYADIVFTLELARRLEGSGVTANCLHPGMIDSGIWRNVPIPLSWFVHVIVKLFFKTPEQGAQTTIHLAVSQELNGISGRYFMDCSEHRLSNAVKEPAKGKKLWELSEPLVELQPSDPKI; this is encoded by the exons ATGCTGCATA ATAATATGATATTTGGTGGCATCCCTTGCACAACGTTGCTTTGCTGGGCTACGGGCATTGTGTTTGGTGGTGCGAGTCTGCTGCTGGTGGGCATTCGTCTCTACGCTTATTTCAGTTCAGGCGTCTGCAAGAGCAAAAGACAAATGAACGGAAAAACGGTGATCATCACAGGATGCACTTCCGGTATTGGCAAGGAGACCGCGAGAGATCTCGCCAAAAGAGGCGCGAGAGTCATTATGGCATGCAGAAACATGGATACCGCTAATCGATTGAAAG aTGAGTTTGTAAAAGAGTCGGGCAACAGCAATATCGTAGTCCGCAAATTGGATTTGTCATCGTTGCAATCAGTCAGAGAATTTGCGCGGCAAATAAATCAAGAGGAAAGCAGATTGGACGTGTTGATTCATAATGCCGGAACTGCAGGGGCTTTCCGGAAACAGGTGACTGTAGATGGATTGGAAATGACTATGGGTACCAATTATTTCGGGCCTTTCTTGTTGACTCATCTTTTAATCG actTGTTAAAACGATCGAAACCAAGTCGTATCATAGTGGTTGCGTCAGAGCTTTATCGATTAGCGCGTTTAAATCTCAACAACATCAATCCCACATCAACCTGGCCGGCGTATTTGTATTACGTGTCAAAGTATGCGGATATAGTCTTCACGTTGGAGCTGGCGCGACGATTAGAAGGCTCGGGAGTAACGGCGAATTGCCTGCATCCCGGAATGATAGACAGTGGAATCTGGCGAAATGTACCCATTCCGTTGTCTTGGTTCGTGCACGTTATAGTCAAACTATTCTTCAAGACGCCCGAGCAAGGAGCGCAAACAACTATTCATCTCGCAGTATCCCAAGAACTCAACGGCATTTCGGGAAGATACTTCATGGATTGTTCt gaACACAGACTGTCTAATGCTGTGAAAGAGCCTGCTAAAGGCAAAAAATTGTGGGAATTAAGCGAGCCTCTGGTGGAACTGCAACCATCAGATCCGAagatttaa